The sequence TTACCTTTCACAGAGGCATGTTCTGCTCGTGAGCCTGGTCAATGGCAATAGCAGAGAAGCTCTGTGTCATCTTCTTCACGGCAAACTTTCGTTTCAGAAACTGGCTGTGAACAGCAGGATGATTACCTTTCAGCTTAATCATGTCACACAAGTGGACTGATATCAATCTGTCATAGTGGCTGTGTACCAAGGCGAAGAACTGAGGCACAATGCTAGTCATGGCATCTATATAAAGGTAGGAAGTTGGCTTCTCTTATTGGTCGCACGTAGACCATCACATTTATGTCCAGCTCCAGGATGATGAACCAGAAGTGAAACTGGGGACCTGGCATAACTCTTTCATTGCACCAGTCTTCCAAGGACATCAAATCATCTCCGTTGTCCAGGTTATTGTTGTGCTCAGTGTCGGCCTTCTTCAGGAGAAGATATAGGCTGCTGGCGGTGACTTGGTGAGCTCTTTGGGTGTGTGTCATGTGAGAAGCCTTCAGAAGGGAATCTGCTGTTCCAGGAGTAGCAACCCCAGCTTGTACCAGTGCTCCTGTCCACCCGCTCCCCTCCAGGAGATCGCCAAGTGTATTGAGTGTCGCCATCTTGATGTAAAGCCCACTCAACATCACAATACAGTGATATTCGCCATGAGTCTCAGGCCAGTATCGTGTTGTAAATAGTACCACTACATTCCTCATCCTTAAAAATGTAAGATTAGCAAAAGGAATCAAGACCCTAGGTGGTCTAGAACCTGAGCTTCTGGTACAATAACAACTGGTGGTCCATAGGACAAATCTGCGATGGCCCTATAGCTAAATATTTTCCATAGGGCATGTTCTAACAGTGTGCCAAAGCTCACACTTGTATCATCAAAGGCACAATTCATTCACATATCTGCCGGACTATCAGCAAAACATATGGGTTATTTTTATTGCGTGTTTCACGTGCAGAAGATTCGGTAACCCTAGGCTACTACCAGGTTACAATTGCAGTGCACGATAAACCTGCTATAGCACTAGTTTTTCAGTGGGTTTTATCGATTTGAGATGGAGCAATTTTGCCACGGAAATAGGGTTTTACGTCAATATCGAAGGACTATGCGATGTGAAAGCATTTTTAGGGACCGATTGGAACCTATGGATATGTATAATGATGTAGACTTTTTAAAAAGGTATCGGTTAACTCGACAAATAGCCTTACATCTAATCGATCTTGTAAATGAACGTTTGGAAAGTGTATACGACGGTCATTTTAACTGTATTTCACCTTCAAACAAGGTATTGTCAGCTATTCGTGTCACTGCCTTAGCAAGCAGAGTAATTGCTTTACTTAAGCCAATGCACATTACATTTCCACGTCCAGAAGATTGTGTTGTGACAAAACAAGACTTTTACAAAACAGCACAATTTCTAAATGTTATCGGTGCTGTGGACTGTGCACATAAATCCATTGTAAACCCTGGTGGAGAAAATAGTGCAAGTTTTTTCAGTCGTAAGGGGGTTTTACTCCCTCAATGTACAAATAGTGCAAAAATGCTGATCACCAATATTGTGGCTCGTTGCCCAGGAAGTACACATGACAGCCgtatttttcaaaacattcaACTTAGCCTAAGCATGGAGTCTAGGATTTACAGAGGGTGCTTTCTGCTTAGCGATGGTGTGTATGCATGTACTACTTATACGCTCACACCCCTCAGGATTGCGCCTTCCATGCTCGGGATGAGCGAACAGTGGGACTGATTGAATATTACCACAAAGTTGAAGTGCTGCTAccaacagacaaacaaacagaaaaaggAAATAACGGAAGTTTAATCGGTGAAGGTTTGTCCTTTATGCTAGTAATTACGGTAGATGATCATTTAGGCGATATCTCATTATGTCATCCATGTACATGGTTTTGTTTCACCGAATAACGATGTTTTATATCAtttagtaatagtggtagtactactactagtgtTAGTTACTGTAGTACAGGACCGTAGAAAGTCGAGACAAGGAAGAGGTAGTagaagtagttgtagttgtagtaaatatagtagtagtaaatagGTAGAGTAGAAGTAGGTGTAgtaaatatagtagtagtaaatagttatagtagaagtagttgtagtaaatatagtagtagtaaatagTTATAGTAGAAGAAGTTGTAGTAAATATAGTAGTAATAAATAGGTATAGTAGAAGTAGTTGTAGTAAATATAGtagtaataaatatgtatagtaGAAGTAGTTGCAgtaaatatagtagtagtaaatagGTATAGTAGAAGTAGTTGTAGTAAATATAGTAGTAATAAATAGGTAGAGTAGAAGTAGTTGCAgtaaatatagtagtagtaaataggtatagtagaagtagttgtagtaaatatagtagtagtaaatagCTTTAGTAGAAGTAGGTGTAGTAAATATAGTAGCAGTAAATAGTTATAGTAGAAGTAGTTGTAGTAAATATAGTAGTATAAATAGTTATAGTAGAAGTAGTTGTAGTAAATATAGTAGTATAAATAGGTAGAGTAGAAATAGGTGTAgtaaatatagtagtagtaaatagCTTTAGTAGAAGCAGGTGTAGTAAATATAGTAGTGGTAATATTTAGTGAGAGTGGTAGTAATGGCTATGGTTGCCAAGGACGGACCCAGCaaatattttagggaggggaccaATAGCAAAATGGCACATGGAAAAGACTCATTGAAAAGGGCAATGAAAATTGgaaacaaattatttcaaatgtggGCGTCAATTTAGGGGAGAACTTGTACACACCCATGGATTCtcccagaggcggatctagggggcccagccccccccccccaccctgaattttgcgacagttatatttttacaatatattaatgttcatttttttacgacaccctccaaacctccccctaATTCTCTtagcattccgcctcatgtcattggggccccataaatggattttctggatccgccactgcagtAGTAGAGtaactattaaaaataaagacTATGCCATGTGTTGGGGTGGGACAAGGAAACAAACCCCACCCTAGCAAGTCGTGTTAGGAATGATCGTAAGACAGGTCGATATACAAGATGCATctaaaactaactaaataaaattgatGGGACAAGTCCCCGCTTTACCCACCCTCAATGTCCTCTCCCCCAGACCGAaccatattacattttattttgaaatgttttaatgcgtTTTACGTTGTGtgatgtaaaaatatttaaacatttacgTTGTGtgatgtaaaaatatttaaacatttcccGAAGATTATTTGTATCAGAAAATCGAaacttgtgtgtaatatttaCAGGTACGGTGTTTTCCCAGTAGACCATAAGGAGCAAAGTGACATCACGTTCGCAAAAGGAAAACGCCTATTAACGATATACTATGGTTTTGGTTGCTTTCACTAAATATTTTCTTGCATGTGATAAAGCTGTCATATACCTTAAAGACGGGAATAAATTATTCACATATAGAGCGGTTTGTTCTTTTTATCTTCTTTGTATCTActcacgcacacgcacacgcacacacacatacaagtgTTTTGGCGATTTTGTTTTCGGAAAGGGtgtgtgtttattgtttgtgtatgtgtattttttgttgttgttgttgtttttgttctgcttgttttaatatcatgtttaaaaaaatagcgAAATGTTGCACTTGCAACTTCATTAAAGaaaatggtatgacagacaAACGAATATcgaattgtttatttattataaaccaAGACGCAAGGCAGAAGTAAGCTGATATTGAGACCGATACAACCTTTCATGTTTTCCACGACTTGGGTCAGCGAGTACTCTTTATATAATGACCTTTTAGTATTCTTCATTTTCCCTACatcgggacgtagctcagtggtaaaatgatcgcttgatgcgcggtcggtctgggatcgatccccgtcgatgggttCATTGGACTTTTTTCatcacaaccagtgcaccacgactggtatatcaaaggccgtggtatatgatatcttgtctgtaggatggtgcatataaaatgtagcaggtttccactctatgactgtcaaaatgaccattttacacatccaacagccgatgattaacaacgGCCCACGTTCTCtctctaaatataattatagttattatatattgaaaacaattcACTATTTCCACACAGATGTTTCTCATTTTGCATTTCATAATTGCTTGTTGCTTACTTGGtcctacattatataacatagTAACATGGTGTGACGTATTACTTTTTCATGCTAGccaaagtttgtttgttaaagtttgttgtgtttaactgCACGGATAGAggacattggttaattaattatcggctactggatgtcaaacatgtggtaattatgattcgaggaaaccctctacatgtttccattagcagcaaggggtcttttatatacaccttcccacagacaagaaagcaaatgccatggcctttgaccaattgtggtacatcggttggaacgagacaaagCACCATGCGTTGATTGGATCCACCGAGGAAGCAACTAAGCTAAATCCTCCTTCCCCCTCCCTTGCTAACCAATGATAGTACAAATGATAACTGtaggttttaaaattatattttggtgacATCTCCCATTGCACAATATCAACAGTGTGGCGctctgaataaataataataatgacgatgatgatcatcatgatgatgataataataataataataataataataataataataataataatgagcaCAATGTTCAGTACATTTAAACAATAAGTTCATAGATTCCGTATATTCTATAGATTCAACTTTTGCCAAATAAGCTGGCTGAAAGTTTAAACAGTACCGTCCAtcgaatgtttgtttttgttttaatgtggaAGCTGACAAATTGTTCTGATGTTAATcgttttattatttcagattTCAATGAAATGATACAACACCACAAACGTGGCTTCAGACAGCTTGAATAGAACATCCACGAGTGACACAATGTGAATGCACATAAAGGTATTACCATGCAttgtgaaattatttgaagacaaaattacTCCGAAATCCTTCACAGACACACGAAGACAAAATTACCTGGAAATCCTTCGCAGACACACCAAGACAAAATTACTTGAAAATCCTTCCCAGACACACCAAGACAAAATTACCTGGAAATccttcacagacacatgaaaacaaaattacgtGGAAATCCTGCGCAGAGACAGGAAAATAAAATTACCTGGACATCCTTGGCAGACACACAAAGACAAAAATACTTAGAAATCCTTTGCAGACACACAAAGACAAAATTACCTGGACCTCCTTCGCAGACAAACTAAAAGTTCTACGAATGATCCAAAAACTACCACGAAGTACGAAATCGTTTGGAAATAGATACATTActacaaattatgaaatatctTGCAATATTTCTACTAATTACGAACTCATGTCCATCTCGCAGAATTGCaaatgattaaagaaaaggtTTGCAgatctttataaaataataagaaagaaagaaactacCCAAAAAccacacatttttttatcaacattCCAAAATcgtatatgtataacaaaattacaaagaaaacataaaaaagaaacGTATAGTGATTCTGTATACAGTGTGTGATACACCATTTatccaacaaaaaacaaaaaagaaagaaagaaagcacaTTATTAGGAAAATACATTACGACAAAACATGAGAATTTCCATCAAGAATGCGTTACGTTTCTTCATCTTATTTTGCCTGGTGCTCTATTTGTGTACAATATTTTTACCTTGGTACATGATTCGTCACAATAGGACACACCAGGATGATGACTCTCTACCTGAACAGAGAGCTGAAATTCCTTCTCATAGTTACGATGTCTATATAGCGgaaaatgtaaagaaaaatcaTTGGAAATCGAAAACACATCACAAGCGTGGGACGTTTATTCCAAACTGGAAAGACGTGGAGACATTTCGCCGAGATGTAGACTTCCTCAATCATCAAGGGTTCATCCACAATCAGCAAACCTTCACACCGAGGCTGACGTCTGAAAGCATTGTTATTCTCGTTCAGGTCCACAATCGCCCGGATCAGTTACAGATGCAGATTGACTCATTTCGCAAAATGAAGTACATTAACGAAACGTTAGTAATATTCAGTCATGACTTCTACTCCCTGGACGTTTTCGATGTCTTAGCCAAGATAGATTTCTGTCCCTATATGCAGATATTTTACCCGTATGCTATTCAAATATATAACAACCAGTTCCCAGGGGATGATCCCAAAGACTGTCCGAGGAATTTGAAGAAGGCAGAAGCCCGGCAACGGAAGTGTAACAACGCCGAGTATCAAGATACTTATGGACATTACCGAGAAGCTCAGGAAGCGACGGTGAAACACCATTGGTTGTGGAAGCTGCAGT comes from Gigantopelta aegis isolate Gae_Host chromosome 13, Gae_host_genome, whole genome shotgun sequence and encodes:
- the LOC121387214 gene encoding alpha-1,6-mannosyl-glycoprotein 2-beta-N-acetylglucosaminyltransferase-like, which encodes MRISIKNALRFFILFCLVLYLCTIFLPWYMIRHNRTHQDDDSLPEQRAEIPSHSYDVYIAENVKKNHWKSKTHHKRGTFIPNWKDVETFRRDVDFLNHQGFIHNQQTFTPRLTSESIVILVQVHNRPDQLQMQIDSFRKMKYINETLVIFSHDFYSLDVFDVLAKIDFCPYMQIFYPYAIQIYNNQFPGDDPKDCPRNLKKAEARQRKCNNAEYQDTYGHYREAQEATVKHHWLWKLQFIFENCSVLRNFEGIIFRIEDDYYLAEDTIYYLRKLDEQGRIRCPECKMYIMGQTTDYSRDEYQSGAAKKDYWWVGNGRGMALRKDFWKLFKYCKQSFCLFDDCNWDWTLMVVTATCIPGGLKMLKPLGSRIFHLGSCKGLHQHNACKTTDVLNKVLSILNRNQNYLFPEHVNIASDFPAFVKRTTPYGGWADIRDHEMCLRIFNNESLSTTDLREIHQELFIRSDQ